A genomic window from Fusarium falciforme chromosome 2, complete sequence includes:
- a CDS encoding F-box domain-containing protein yields the protein MVAEAAGDEAATPPRTALTFLDLPAETQQEILSHCSQSDLICCALVSRHFHDLASAQLYRSFNILFPDDDDVRFESPIDGLAGGLDTFTTSEYNYAKHLRELSMDTVSTGIKAEHAYKPYLYSASCGKFLNTLLYLTLKKAKSLETFRWNIRVELSRPVYRELHKIRTLTKFHIRMQAGETYYMTPPPLPLVIDDPPPVTAHYYDIPPPPPPPVFSAPLTGVNSGPVLSASPPSMLPLSKQFSKSKAGKRGSEAQEPPTLSGFKRLKSLSVLDIDSLESVTELKACVRNSASTLTELHLSLSESMALQARRPPPDSDPDDSDVDDEFQVVPASQSTNFDATGPAKTFRSQEERKLQEAILGKIFDVESSITKKPALHHSPRNVACSQPEGQEADNNGNSVDPRDEFVSSIKSVSSRLMSHVNGSRDFTSAQQDILDMIEKAARKYADSCEQPSQQPDGPSDSSSAAPKDGEEQPAEKDASSDSETKTSVTLPDRSKNKGPSGDLSPEDIEIEHLDMVEDMDEESDEQQTKDSDDKQPEPQPQETSEPASSSKTPSKTPPTISKSGLRKLFEALDDQRSDYETFLLNLSHLQNDIISLNQRITTLLADSNGVDIEQVMEAEGRMKRLKQCVLDVEREIRATDAEVHKVQKELKEKPLANSADLQQSMDDYIRETRGIALETLGIHLIPVKASVLSRAIDLRCIRNLTLLNVGNQSPIWTMLSKENKIHPLALRSVFTDNVSTAFLTCMSQLDELHDLFMLERSPKFKPESFAPRTTVTIDQIRRLVLKKHMPTLKRLMIKDESNSSVWDANQKAMILICNRGAQLEELALSMNIHAVHAFMQYFAGLVNLRAINILRFRNNDTCIWVMREILNFIVDNLSHHPELKLEWIAMEDDRLDRVIRPSDTPEEAPKRRDKGKEKLSMGLHHNDSALPVLPTWASDSESDDDDDDASNCGKRLRLKTVGVLQFFEVWGVRIFDKEIRTGRL from the exons CATCTCAGGGAACTGTCCATGGATACGGTGAGCACTGGCATTAAGGCTGAACATGCCTATAAACCATATCTATACAGTGCTAGTTGCGGCAAGTTTCTGAACACTCTTCTCTACCTGACcctgaagaaggccaagtcgCTCGAGACCTTCAG GTGGAACATCCGAGTCGAACTCAGTAGACCTGTCTACCGAGAACTACACAAGATCAGGACATTGACCAAATTCCACATTCGCATGCAGGCTGGAGAGACCTATTACATGACGCCGCCCCCTCTTCCACTGGTCATTGACGACCCTCCACCAGTGACTGCTCATTACTATGACAtccctccgcctccgccccCACCTGTCTTCTCAGCTCCTCTCACCGGCGTCAACTCGGGACCGGTTTTGAGCGCTTCGCCGCCATCCATGCTGCCCCTGTCGAAGCAGTTTTCCAAGTCAAAGGCTGGAAAACGTGGGTCAGAGGCTCAAGAGCCCCCAACACTTTCAGGATTCAAGAGACTAAAAAGCCTCTCCGTCCTTGATATAGACAGTCTCGAGTCGGTAACTGAGCTGAAAGCATGTGTCAGAAACTCAGCCTCGACCCTGACTGAGTTGCACCTGTCCCTCTCCGAGTCCATGGCGTTGCAGGCGAGGCGACCGCCGCCCGATTCTGATCCGGATGATTCCGATGTCGACGACGAGTTCCAGGTTGTCCCCGCTTCTCAAAGCACCAATTTCGATGCAACTGGCCCTGCAAAGACATTCCGTTCTCAAGAGGAGCGCAAGCTTCAAGAAGCCATCCTAGGAAAGATCTTTGATGTTgaatcatccatcaccaagaaACCAGCACTGCATCACAGCCCCCGGAATGTGGCGTGCAGCCAGCCAGAAGGCCAGGAGGCGGACAATAATGGCAATTCGGTCGATCCTCGTGATGAATTTGTGTCGTCTATCAAGAGTGTGTCTTCAAGGTTGATGTCACATGTCAACGGTTCGCGTGACTTCACCTCTGCGCAGCAGGACATTTTGGATATGATCGAAAAGGCTGCAAGAAAGTATGCAGACTCTTGCGAACAGCCATCTCAACAGCCCGATGGGCCATCTGATAGCAGCTCAGCGGCGCCCAAGGATGGTGAAGAGCAACCAGCCGAGAAAGATGCTAGTTCGGACTCAGAGACCAAGACTTCAGTAACCTTGCCTGATCGATCCAAAAACAAGGGCCCTAGCGGCGATTTGTCGCCCGAGGATATCGAAATCGAGCATTTGGATATGGTGGAAGACATGGATGAAGAGTCCGATGAACAGCAAACCAAGGATTCGGATGACAAGCAACCTGAGCCACAACCTCAAGAAACGTCGGAgccggcttcttcctcaaaGACACCATCGAAGACGCCACCTACGATCTCTAAATCCGGCCTCAGGAAACTGTTCGAAGCACTAGATGATCAGCGATCGGATTATGAGACGTTCCTGTTGAATCTGTCACACCTTCAGAATGACATTATTTCACTCAATCAGAGGATCACTACACTGCTGGCCGACAGCAATGGCGTGGATATCGAGCAGGTCATGGAAGCAGAGGGCCGTATGAAGAGACTCAAGCAGTGCGTTTTGGACGTTGAGCGCGAGATAAGGGCAACCGACGCCGAAGTCCATAAAGTCCAGAAAGAACTCAAGGAAAAGCCACTGGCAAACAGTGCTGATCTGCAACAGTCGATGGACGACTATATCCGAGAAACACGCGGAATCGCCCTTGAAACACTGGGAATTCACCTCATCCCGGTCAAAGCCTCCGTCTTGTCGAGAGCCATTGATCTGAGGTGCATCAGGAACTTGACCCTCCTCAACGTGGGAAACCAGAGTCCAATCTGGACGATGCTTTCCAAGGAGAACAAGATTCACCCGCTGGCATTGCGGAGCGTCTTTACGGACAATGTGTCGACGGCATTCCTCACCTGCATGTCGCAGCTGGATGAGCTTCACGACCTCTTCATGCTGGAACGAAGCCCCAAGTTCAAGCCCGAGAGCTTCGCTCCCCGAACCACTGTAACGATTGATCAGATTCGTCGACTGGTGCTGAAGAAGCACATGCCCACACTCAAGAGGCTCATGATCAAGGACGAGTCCAACAGCTCTGTCTGGGATGCCAACCAAAAGGCAATGATTCTCATCTGCAACCGCGGAGCACAGCTAGAGGAGCTGGCTCTGAGTATGAACATCCACGCGGTG CATGCCTTTATGCAATACTTTGCTGGGTTGGTCAACCTTCGTGCCATCAATATCCTTCGATTCAGGAACAATGACACTTGTATCTGGGTCATGCGCGAGATTCTCAACTTTATCGTGGACAACCTCTCACACCATCCCGAGTTGAAGCTGGAGTGGATTGCAATGGAAGATGACAGGCTAGACCGAGTGATCAGGCCTTCAGACACTCCTGAAGAGGCGCCCAAGAGGAGAGACAAGGGTAAGGAAAAGCTGTCTATGGGCCTTCACCATAATGACAGTGCTCTCCCCGTGCTACCGACTTGGGCGTCCGACAGTGAaagcgatgatgacgatgacgacgcgTCAAACTGTGGAAAGCGACTTCGGCTCAAAACAGTTGGGGTGTTGCAGTTTTTCGAAGTTTGGGGGGTCAGGATATTTGACAAGGAGATTCGGACTGGACGACTGTAA
- a CDS encoding Dihydroorotase, with product MKNIQRLELPAAADMHVHLRQGELMDLVVPTVRQGGVDTAFVMPNLLPPLTSVEQVLEYKSKLTAITKGVNFLMSLYLHPSVTPEVIEQAAAAGITGVKLYPQGVTTNSESGVSDITAFYDTFAAMEKHGIVLNIHGEVLESLAPAGTTLEEAFLPTLKQLHERFPALRIVLEHCTTAAAVEAVKACGPTVGATITAHHLYLTSHEACCDPFAFCKPIPKKPTDRDALVKAVVSGNTKFFFGSDSAPHPLQSKTSAEQGKAPAGVFTQPYVTQLVLLGLEEAIERGVITDADVTQEKLENFFSRNGRRFYKLPEVSENKIILERKGEKIPTSIRSADGKNEVGISRHGAEVFSLTWA from the exons ATGAAGAACATTCAGCGACTTGAGCTGCCGGCCGCGGCTGACATGCATGTTCACTTGCGCCAGGGTGAACTAATGGACTTAGTAGTCCCGACTGTGCGGCAGGGTGGAGTTGATACGGCTTTCGT AATGCCCAATCTC CTGCCTCCTCTCACATCGGTTGAACAG GTGCTCGAGTACAAGTCCAAGCTTactgccatcaccaagggtGTTAACTTTCTCATGTCGCTCTAC CTTCACCCCTCTGTTACCCCAGAGGTTATTGaacaggctgctgctgccggtaTCACCGGTGTGAAGCTCTACCCCCAGG GTGTGACCACCAACTCTGAGAGTGGTGTTTCGGATATTACGGCCTTCTACGACACTTTCGCCGCCATGGAGAAGCATGGTATTG TGTTGAACATCCACGGCGAGGTTCTCGAGTCTCTTGCACCAGCTGGTACTACCCTGGAAGAGGCTTTCCTCCCTACTCTGAAGCAGCTTCATGAGCGATTCCCCGCTCTGCGCATTGTG CTTGAGCACTGcaccactgctgctgctgtcgaggctgtcaaggcctGTGGACCTACTGTTGGTG CTACCATCACGGCTCACCATCTCTACCTCACCTCCCACGAGGCTTGCTGCGATCCCTTCGCCTTCTGCAAGCCCATCCCTAAGAAGCCCACCGACCGCGATGCCTTGGTCAAGGCTGTTGTCAGTGGCAACACCAAGTTCTTCTT TGGAAGTGACAGCGCCCCTCACCCCCTCCAGTCCAAGACTTCTGCCGAGCAGGGCAAGGCGCCCGCCGGTGTCTTCACCCAGCCATATGTGACGCAGctcgtccttctcggcctcgaggaggcCATTGAGCGGGGAGTCATCACCGACGCCGACGTCACCCAGGAGAAGCTTGAGAACTTCTTTAGCCGCAATGGACGCCGCTTCTATAAGCTCCCTGAGGTTTCGGAGAACAAAATCATTCTGGAGAGGAAGGGAGAGAAGATCCCCACCAGCATCCGCAGTGCCGATGGGAAGAACGAAGTTGGCATCTCCAGGCACGGAGCTGAGGTGTTCAGCCTGACCTGGGCTTGA
- a CDS encoding Isocitrate dehydrogenase [NAD] subunit, mitochondrial, translated as MLAIRALQTSASRHAVRAAPRAAVSWAVYNRCYSTAGEKVAKYNGTKDANGNFLVSLIEGDGIGPEISQSVKDIFAAAKTPIAWEPVDVTPIIKDGKTAIPQDAIDNIEKNKVALKGPLATPVGKGHVSLNLTLRRTFNLFANLRPCRSVAGYETPYDNVDTVLIRENTEGEYSGIEHVVVDGVVQSIKLITREASERVLRFAFQHAESIGRKKVRVVHKATIMKLSDGLFLKVAEEVAKDFPGIEFDAELLDNSCLKMVTDPTPYNDKVLVMPNLYGDILSDMCAGLIGGLGLTPSGNIGDECSIFEAVHGSAPDIAGKGLANPTALLLSSIMMLRHMGLTEHASRIETAIFDTLAEGKALTGDLGGKAKTHEYAQAIISRL; from the exons ATGCTGGCCATTCGAGCTCTCCAGACCTCTGCCTCGCGGCACGCCGTGCGCGCAGCTCCCCGCGCTGCTGTGTCGTGGGCCGTCTAC AACCGATGCTACTCGACCGCTGGCGAAAAGGTGGCCAAGTATAACGGCACCAAGGATGCCAAT GGCAACTTTCTTGTCAGCTTGATCGAGGGTGACGGTATTGGCCCCGAGATCTCCCAGTCCGTCAAGGACATCTTTGCCGCCGCCAAG ACCCCCATTGCCTGGGAGCCTGTCGACGTCActcccatcatcaaggacggcaagaccGCCATCCCCCAGGACGCCATCGACAACatcgagaagaacaaggtTGCCCTCAAGGGCCCCCTCGCT ACCCCCGTTGGCAAGGGCCATGTCTCCCTCAACCTGACCCTCCGCCGAACCTTCAACCTCTTTGCCAACCTGCGACCCTGCCGCTCCGTCGCCGGCTACGAGACCCCCTACGACAACGTCGACACCGTCCTGATCCGAGAGAACACCGAGGGCGAGTACTCTGGCATTGAgcacgtcgtcgtcgatggtgtcgtccagagcatcaagctcatcacCCGCGAGGCCAGCGAGCGTGTCCTCCGATTCGCCTTCCAGCACGCCGAGTCCATTGGCCGCAAGAAGGTCCGCGTCGTCCACAAGGCCACTATCATGAAGCTCTCGGACGGTCTCTTCCTCAAGGTCGCCGAGGAGGTCGCTAAGGACTTCCCCGGCATCGAGTTCGACGCcgagctcctcgacaacaGCTGCCTCAAGATGGTCACCGACCCCACCCCCTACAACGACAAGGTCCTTGTCATGCCCAACCTGTACGGTGACATTCTCTCCGACATGTGCGCCGGTCTCATCGGCGGTCTGGGCCTCACCCCCTCGGGCAACATCGGTGACGAGTGCTCCATCTTCGAGGCCGTCCACGGTTCCGCCCCCGACATTGCCGGCAAGGGCCTGGCCAACCCcaccgccctcctcctcagctccATCATGATGCTGCGACACATGGGTCTCACCGAGCACGCCTCCCGCATCGAGACCGCCATCTTTGATACCCTCGCCGAGGGCAAGGCCCTGACCGGCGACCTTggcggcaaggccaagacccaCGAGTACGCCCaggccatcatctcgaggCTGTAA